A region from the Lolium perenne isolate Kyuss_39 chromosome 4, Kyuss_2.0, whole genome shotgun sequence genome encodes:
- the LOC127292124 gene encoding uncharacterized protein — protein sequence MGVGMERAREEEPVSQALSLTTDSTSSTTSADSSGAAPMAARKRARRGRVVATSGEGDFVCKTCGRAFTSFQELGGHRTSHLHGRHGLELGVGVAKAIRNRKRTEEQQQHDCHICGLGFEMGQALGGHMRRHREEMALSGGDGADDQWVIGLSDKNGADRPPVLLELFV from the coding sequence ATGGGAGTGGGGATGGAGCGCGCGAGGGAGGAGGAGCCCGTATCGCAGGCGCTATCCCTTACCACAGACTCCACATCCTCCACGACCTCGGCCGACTCCTCCGGCGCGGCGCCCATGGCGGCAAGGAAGAGGGCGCGCCGCGGGAGGGTCGTGGCCACGTCCGGCGAGGGAGATTTCGTCTGCAAGACGTGCGGCCGGGCCTTCACATCCTTCCAGGAGCTCGGTGGGCACCGCACCAGCCACCTCCACGGCCGCCACGGCCTGGAGCTCGGCGTCGGCGTCGCAAAAGCCATTAGAAATCGTAAGCGGACCgaggagcagcagcagcacgACTGCCACATCTGCGGGCTTGGATTCGAGATGGGCCAGGCGCTGGGCGGCCACATGAGGCGGCACCGCGAGGAGATGGCGctcagcggcggcgacggcgccgaCGATCAGTGGGTCATCGGCCTGTCAGATAAGAACGGTGCCGACCGGCCGCCAGTCTTGCTCGAGCTGTTTGTATAG
- the LOC127292123 gene encoding uncharacterized protein, whose protein sequence is MGVGMKRAREEEPVSLALSLTTDSTSSTTSADSSGTASMSARKRARRGRVVATSGEGDFMCKTCGRAFTSFQALGGHRTSHLRGRHGLELGVGVAKAIRDRKRTEDKQQQHECHICGLGFEMGHALGGHMRRHHYEMALSGGAGADDQWIIKMPGQEVVGHGAHRPPVLLELFV, encoded by the coding sequence ATGGGAGTGGGGATGAAGCGCGCGAGGGAGGAGGAGCCCGTATCGCTGGCGCTATCACTTACCACGGACTCCACGTCCTCCACAACCTCGGCCGACTCGTCCGGCACGGCGTCCATGTCTGCCAGGAAGAGGGCGCGGCGGGGGCGGGTGGTTGCGACGTCCGGTGAGGGCGACTTCATGTGCAAGACCTGCGGCCGCGCCTTCACGTCCTTCCAGGCGCTCGGCGGGCACCGCACCAGCCACCTCCGCGGCCGCCACGGGCTGGAGCTCGGCGTCGGCGTCGCAAAAGCCATTAGAGATCGGAAGCGGACCGAGGACAAGCAGCAGCAGCACGAGTGCCACATCTGCGGGCTCGGCTTCGAGATGGGCCACGCGCTGGGCGGCCACATGAGGCGGCACCACTACGAGATGGCGCTAAGCGGCGGTGCCGGCGCCGACGATCAGTGGATCATCAAGATGCCGGGTCAAGAGGTGGTGGGGCACGGTGCCCACCGCCCGCCGGTCTTGCTCGAGCTCTTCGTCTAG
- the LOC139838894 gene encoding uncharacterized protein codes for MDTALLDTLVEHHNNGDHAQNGWKPHVYNACIKHVKETCNVDITKDKIVGRIKTFDKHYEIISKMLAQSGFGWDSENNMVEVDSDEVWSRYVEANKDASSYRNKVVMNWQAIQTIYSQDHATGVGARTAAESIQEEETIVLEESPDLPPKRQRTGEAILCMMGQMKTSFDDALKTTEPLPMPKVTPPTEILDALKKLEMENCDMLRACGKLIVNERLFEALTAIPDELKKAWLLTLP; via the exons ATGGACACGGCATTGTTGGACACCCTTGTTGAGCATCACAACAATGGTGACCatgctcaaaatggttggaagccACATGTGTACAATGCTTGCATTAAGCATGTGAAAGAGACATGTAATGTTGACATTACGAAAGACAAAATAGTTGGAAGAATTAAAACATTTGACAAGCACTATGAGATCATTAGCAAGATGCTAGCTCAAAGTGGTTTTGGATGGGATTCGGAAAATAACATGGTGGAAGTAGACAGTGATGAAGTGTGGTCTCGTTATGTTGAG GCCAACAAGGATGCATCTAGCTACAGGAACAAGGTGGTGATGAATTGGCAAGCTATTCAAACTATTTACTCACAAGACCATGCTACTGGTGTTGGTGCTAGGACAGCCGCCGAGTCTATTCAAGAAGAAGAAACAATAGTTCTTGAAGAATCTCCGGATCTACCTCCGAAAAGGCAACGCACTGGCGAAGCTATCTTGTGCATGATGGGACAAATGAAGACATCTTTCGATGATGCATTGAAAACAACCGAACCACTTCCTATGCCAAAGGTGACTCCTCCAACTGAAATCCTAGATgcactaaagaagctagaaatggAGAATTGTGACATGCTAAGAGCTTGTGGGAAGTTGATCGTTAATGAGCGCTTATTCGAAGCACTGACGGCGATCCCCGATGAATTAAAGAAGGCATGGCTGTTGACCCTACCTTGA